Proteins encoded in a region of the Mycolicibacterium neoaurum genome:
- a CDS encoding nitroreductase family deazaflavin-dependent oxidoreductase: MTDDIDKDRMVSDAAALSDFNRQIVEEFRANAGKVGGPFEGSTLVLLHTVGAKSGQPRLSPLAYLEIDGRALVVGSYAGAPKDPAWVHNLRANPSARIEIGTDVYDVTARELPADERDATYPKIVDKAPVFAEYQAKTSRAIPLFELVRA; the protein is encoded by the coding sequence ATGACAGATGACATCGACAAGGACCGGATGGTGTCCGACGCCGCGGCGTTGAGCGACTTCAACCGCCAGATCGTCGAGGAGTTCCGTGCCAACGCGGGTAAGGTCGGCGGCCCGTTCGAGGGCAGCACGCTGGTCCTGCTGCACACCGTCGGCGCCAAGTCCGGCCAACCGCGCCTCTCGCCGTTGGCCTACCTGGAGATCGACGGCAGGGCGTTGGTCGTCGGTTCGTACGCCGGTGCGCCGAAGGACCCTGCCTGGGTGCACAACCTGCGGGCCAACCCGAGCGCGCGGATCGAGATCGGTACCGACGTCTACGACGTCACCGCACGTGAACTACCCGCCGATGAGCGGGATGCGACGTATCCGAAGATCGTCGACAAGGCACCGGTGTTCGCCGAGTACCAGGCCAAGACGTCGCGGGCGATCCCGCTGTTCGAACTCGTCAGGGCCTAG
- a CDS encoding thiolase family protein produces MSDYSDRDAVIVGAVRTPIGKGKPGGALHGVLPADLLAHSLRELITRTGVDPALVDDVIAGAVTQVGDQAVNIARNALLGAGFPETVPGTTVDRQCGSSQQAISFAAQGVLAGAYDIVIAAGVESMSRVPMGSSVLPGSDPLGRGMAERYPDGLVPQGISAELIAAKWQLSRTQLDEFSAASHEKAARATKDGLFDDELAPIAGLNTDEIIRPGTSVQTLAGLRPAFFSESYAARFGQIGWNITPGNSSPLSDGSAAVMITSGATARRLGLTPLARVHTTTVVGSDPLYMLTGVIPATEKVLHKAGLALSDIDLFEVNEAFAPVVLSWAMDVGADLAKVNVNGGAIAIGHPLGASGARITTTLVHALKQRVARYGLQTMCEGGGMANATIFERL; encoded by the coding sequence ATGAGTGACTACTCCGACCGCGATGCGGTCATCGTCGGCGCGGTGCGCACCCCCATCGGCAAGGGCAAGCCGGGCGGCGCGCTGCACGGCGTATTGCCAGCAGATCTGTTGGCGCACAGCCTTCGCGAGCTCATCACCCGCACCGGTGTCGACCCGGCTTTGGTTGACGATGTGATCGCCGGTGCCGTCACCCAGGTGGGCGATCAGGCGGTCAACATCGCTCGTAACGCCCTGCTGGGCGCGGGCTTCCCGGAGACGGTGCCCGGCACCACGGTCGACCGCCAGTGCGGCAGCAGCCAGCAGGCCATCAGCTTCGCCGCCCAGGGCGTCCTGGCGGGTGCCTATGACATCGTGATCGCCGCCGGGGTGGAGTCGATGTCGCGGGTGCCGATGGGATCCTCGGTCCTGCCCGGCAGCGATCCGTTAGGCCGCGGCATGGCCGAACGCTATCCCGACGGGCTTGTCCCCCAAGGCATCAGCGCGGAGCTGATCGCGGCGAAATGGCAACTGTCACGCACCCAGCTCGACGAGTTCTCCGCCGCCAGCCACGAGAAGGCCGCCCGCGCCACCAAGGACGGGCTGTTCGACGACGAGCTTGCCCCCATCGCCGGCCTGAACACCGACGAGATCATCCGCCCCGGCACCAGCGTGCAGACCCTGGCGGGCCTGCGCCCGGCATTCTTCTCCGAGTCCTACGCGGCGCGTTTCGGCCAGATCGGCTGGAACATCACCCCGGGCAACTCCTCACCGTTGTCCGACGGCAGCGCCGCGGTGATGATCACCAGCGGGGCGACCGCGCGCCGGCTGGGCCTGACCCCGCTGGCCCGGGTGCACACCACCACCGTCGTCGGCTCCGATCCGCTCTACATGCTGACCGGCGTCATCCCCGCGACCGAGAAGGTCCTGCACAAAGCGGGGCTGGCGCTGTCGGACATCGACCTGTTCGAGGTCAACGAGGCCTTCGCTCCGGTGGTGCTGAGCTGGGCCATGGATGTGGGTGCGGACCTGGCGAAGGTGAACGTCAACGGCGGTGCCATCGCGATCGGACATCCGCTCGGTGCCAGTGGAGCCCGCATCACGACGACCCTGGTTCATGCCCTCAAGCAGCGCGTTGCACGCTATGGGCTGCAGACGATGTGTGAGGGCGGCGGGATGGCCAACGCCACCATCTTCGAGCGGCTGTGA